One Sulfitobacter sp. M39 genomic window, CCGCAGCCACGGGGGCTAAGGAAACGGGGTAGCACCCGGCCATGTTTCCAAATGGATATAAATCCCCCGCGGAGCGTCCGACGGGGGATCATCGTGCATCAGTTATTGGGGAAAGCCGCCTGTAGCGCGATTTCGACCATATCGCCAAAGGATTTCTCGCGCTCTTCCGCGGGCAGCGCTTCGCCGGTTTGCAGGTGGTCGCTGACTGTCAGCACCGCCAGCGCACGGCGTTTGTGGCGCGCGGCGAGGGTATAAAGCTCTGCCGCTTCCATCTCGACACCCAGAATACCGTGGCGGGTCATCTGCTCGTCCAGATCGGGGCGTTCGGCATAAAAGACATCCGAGGAATAGATCCCGCCGACATGGGTTTTCGTGCCTTTCGCCTCTGCCGCGTCCACGGCAGCGCGCAGCAGGGACCAATCGGCACAGGGGGCGTAATTCATCTCGCGGAAGATACCGGAAGAAGGCGAGGTAATTGTCGTGGCGGTCATGGCAATAATGACATCGCGAATACCAACCTGCGGCTGCATCCCGCCACAAGATCCAATCCGAATAAGGGTTTGCGCGTTGTATTCGGAAATCAATTCATTGGCATAAATCGACAGCGACGGCATCCCCATGCCAGAGCCCTGAATAGTGACGCGGTTGCCATTCCATGTGCCGGTGAAACCCAGCATGCCGCGCACTTCATTTACAAGTTTTGCATCTTTAAGGAATGTTTCAGCAGCCCATTTCGCGCGATACGGGTCGCCGGGCATAAGGACTGTTTCGGCAATATCGCCGGGTTTTGCGCCAATATGGATTGTCATAGGATGCTCTTTATATTTCCAAAGCCAAGGGGATGCGCCGAGGTGGCGCAATAATCGCACGCTGTGCGCATATCAGTCCGGTTTACAGTTCCAACGTCTCTGGGTCTGTGCCGCTGGCGATCAGGTCGCGGAACCAGTTGGGCTGGCGGCCCTTGCCGGTCCATGTCTGGCCGGGGTCTTCGGGGTTGGCATATTTCGCGGCAGCTTTCGCGGCTTTGCCCTTTTTCGCACCGCCGGATACTTCATCCAGCGAGAACCCGTATTCGGCGGCTGCTTTTTCAGCGGCTTTGCGGGCTTCTACGCGGTCGCGTTCATATGCGTTTTTAATCGCCATCTTCACGTCTTCCAAATGCTGTTCCAGCTGTTTGTGGGACATTGTGCTTAGATCAATACTCATTCTCGCTCATTCCTTTGTCGAAAAGCCAATTAATGCTTTACGCCAAAAGAATGAACAAACAAAGAGTTTTTGAATTGGCCGCTTTTTATTCGGCGGCCACAGTTTCGGGATCGGCGAGTGTGACGATGTCTGCCATGATTGTATTCAATTCAAAGTCTTTCGGCGTGTAAACACGGGCGACTCCCATAGCGCGCAATCTTTTGGCGTCTTCTTCCGGAATAATACCACCCACGATTACGGGAATGTGATCCAATCCGGCGGCGCGCATTTGTTTCATTAAATCCTCGACCAATGGAATATGCGATCCCGAAAGAATCGAAAGCCCGACAACATGGTGTTCCCCTTCCGCGGCGGCGGAAACAATTTCCGACGGCGTCAGGCGAATACCCTCATAGGCAATTTCCATGCCGCAATCGCGGGCGCGCACGGCGATCT contains:
- the deoD gene encoding purine-nucleoside phosphorylase, which codes for MTIHIGAKPGDIAETVLMPGDPYRAKWAAETFLKDAKLVNEVRGMLGFTGTWNGNRVTIQGSGMGMPSLSIYANELISEYNAQTLIRIGSCGGMQPQVGIRDVIIAMTATTITSPSSGIFREMNYAPCADWSLLRAAVDAAEAKGTKTHVGGIYSSDVFYAERPDLDEQMTRHGILGVEMEAAELYTLAARHKRRALAVLTVSDHLQTGEALPAEEREKSFGDMVEIALQAAFPNN
- a CDS encoding H-NS histone family protein — encoded protein: MSIDLSTMSHKQLEQHLEDVKMAIKNAYERDRVEARKAAEKAAAEYGFSLDEVSGGAKKGKAAKAAAKYANPEDPGQTWTGKGRQPNWFRDLIASGTDPETLEL